The following DNA comes from Candidatus Methylomirabilis sp..
TCGCTGAAGGGGGGGAGGAAGTGCACCTCCAGCCACCGACGCGTGCCGCCGAAGGTGGGGGCCACCCCCACGCTCATGACGGCTTTCCGCCAGGGCCCGCCCGCCCGGGCCCGGCCGGCGTAGATCCCGTCCGGCACCAGAACGTCCGCCCCGTCCAGGTTGGCCGTGGGGAACCCGAGCGCCTTTCCCCGCCCGGCCCCCGCCTGGATCGTTCCCAGGATGAGGTAAGGGCGGCCCAGGAGGGTCTGGGCTTCCCGGAGCTTCCCCTGGTGCAGCAGCTCCCGAATGAGCGTGGAGTGCACCGGCGTGCCCCCGACCGCGACCTCGGGGACGACCGTGACCATGAATCCCAGGGCCACCCCCAGGCGGACGAGTTCCTCCGGGGTTCCCTCCCGATCGCGGCCGAACCGGAAGTCGTCGCCGACGTGGATCCCCCGGACCCCCACCTGCCCCGCCAGGACCTCCCGGACGAAGGTCTCCGCGGAGAGGGCGGCCAGGGCGGGGGTGAAGGGGACCGCGATGTTGAGGGCGATCCCGTGCTCCTCCAGGATCCGGGCCTTCAGCGGAGGAGGCGTAATGAGCCGCGGGGCGCGGGAGGGCGCCAGGACGGTCAGGGGGTGATTCAGGAACGTGAAGACCGCGGCCGTTCCCGCCGCCCGCGCGTCCGCCACCACCCCCCGGAGGATGGCCTGGTGGCCGAGGTGGACCCCGTCGAAGACCCCCACCCCGCAAATAATCCGGGGGAAGGGCCGCTGCCTCAGGGCGGCGAGGTCCGACACCACCTGCATCGTCACGCGGCCCCGCTGAAGACCCGGACCGAGGTGAGGACGCTCCGGCGGGGGTCGGTGGCGGCGAAGTCGGCGGAGTCCAGGGCGACCCGGGCCAGGGAGAGGAGCTGCCGCCGGAACCCCAGGACCCGGACGAGGGCCCCCTTGCGGATGTCGGGCGGGAAGGCCACCACGGCCGCGGCGGCGATGGCCCCGCCGTGCAGGACCGCCGCGGTCGCCTCCGGGGCCACCCGGACCGCCGGCAGGTGGGCCAGCGCCTCGGCAATCGGGATCAGCACCTCCCCGCCCAGCCCGGCCTGCACCCGCTCCGTGAGCTCCGTGAGGGTCAGGGCATCCTTCACCTCGAAGCGGCCGGACCGCGTGCGGGTGAGGCGGGCCAGGTGGGCCCCGCAGGAGAGGACGCGCCCGACGTCGTCGCAGAGGGTCCGGGCGTACATCCCCTTCCCGCACCTGACCCAGAGGTCGACCTCGGGGGGCTCGAAGCGGGTGCACTTCACGTCGTACACCGTGACGGTCACGGGAGCCCGCTCCACCACCTGCCCCTTGCGGGCCAGACGGTACAGGCGCTCCCCCTGGACCTTCTTGGCCGAGAAGAGGGGGGGGATCTGCTGGATCTCCCCCCGGAAGCGGGTGAGCGCCGCCTCCAGCTGCTCCCGGGTCACGTGGGACCAGTCTTTCTCCTCCAGCACCTTGCCGTCCGCGTCCAGGGTGTCGGTGGTCACCCCCAGGTGCATGGTGAGCTGGTACTCCTTGTCGGCAGCCATCAGGTACTGGGCGATCTTGGTGGCGCGGCCGAGACAGATCGGCAGCACCCCGGTCCCCTGCGGGTCCAGCGTCCCGGTGTGGCCCACCCGGCGTATCCCGTAGAGGCGGCGGACGGCGTCCACCACGTCGTGGGAGGTCATCCCCGCCGACTTGTTCACATTGAGGACGCCGCTCCACTCGCGCCGGTTCGTCATCCCCGCCCCTCCCCCCCCGCCTGCCGCAGCTCCCGCTCCACCGCCGCCAGGACCGCCCCCCGGGCGGCCGCGAGGTCCCCGGGCACGTGGCAGCCGGCGGCGTTCCTGTGGCCCCCGCCCCCGAAGGTCGCCGCCACCGTTGCCACGTCCGCCCTGCCGCGGGAGCGGAGGGAGACCCGGACCCCGTCGCCGCTCAGCGCCTTGAAGAGGAGGGCCACCTCCACCCCGGCGATGGAGCGGGGGTAGTTGATGAAGCCCTCCAGCGCATCCGGCGCAAGCCCCACCTCGGCCAGGTCGGCCGCGGTCACCTCCATCCAGGCCACCTGGCCGTCGCGACTGAGCTCTAGGGTCCCGAGGCAGCGAGAGAGCAGCCGCAGCTCTCCGGCGTCCCGCTGGTCGTACAGGGAGGCGGTGATCTCGGCCGGGACGGCCCCCGCCTCCACCAGCGCGGCGGCCACCCGGAGCGCCTCCGGGGTGGTGTTGCTGTAGTGGAAGGAGCCGGTGTCGGTCAGGATCGCGGCATAGAGGTTGATGGCCACCGGGGGGGAGATGGGATGCCCCAGGGCCCGGAGCAGATGGTAGACCATCTCCCCTGCCGAGGAGGCTTCCGGGGCCACCCAGTTGAGGGTCCCGAAGCGCACGTTGGTCTTATGATGGTCCACGTTCAGCACCGGGGCACTCACCCCGGCGAGGAGCCCCCCCACCCGCTCCGGGTCGCTGGTGTCCACCACCACGACGCAGTCGAGGGGGGCCGGGAGCCGCTCGGCCCGCACCAGCTCGGATGCCCCCGGGAGGAAGCGGAGGGTCCGGGGGAGGGGGTCGGCGTTGTAGGCCACGGCGGCCTTCCCCTGCTCCTTGAGGGCCAGGGTGCAGCCGAGCGCCGCGCCGATGCAGTCCGCCTCCGGAGTGATGTGGGAGAGCACCGCCACCCGGTGCACGGCCCGGAGGGTCTCCACCATCCGGGAAAGATCACCCATCCGCCGGGTCCTCCCCTGCCGGATGGAGCCCCCGGAGGAGGCTGGCGATGCGCATGGCGTGGTCGAGGGAGGAGTCGTTGAAGAAAGCGAGCTCGGGGATCACCTTCAGCCGGAGGCGGCGGCCGAGCTCCCCGCGCAGGAAGCCGCTCGCCGCCCGGAGGCCGGCGAGGGTCTGGTCTTCCACCCCCTCCCCCGCCCGGGTGATCACGTAGATCCGGGCGGCCCGCAGGTCCGGGCTCACCGCGACCTCGGTGATGGTGACCATGCCGACCCGGGGGTCCTTCACGGTCCGGAGGAGCAGCTCGCTCAACTCTTCTCGAATCAGGTCGCCGACGCGCTGGGCGCGCGAGTGGGGCATACCACCTCGGAGGCTAGTGCCGGGCCAACGAACGTCGCCTCACCGTGATGCTCGTCATGTGGCCCGGCACCCACCGACCGCGTGAGCATGATCTCCGATTCGTCGGACTCACACTAGTCGTGGGTCACGACGTCGATGCTGTAGTCCAGGAGCCGGGCGTCGCGGTCCCCCTCGATATGGTTGATGACCTTGTTCAGGGTCTCGTCCACCAGCCGGGCGTCGTTGCTCACCACCGCGACCCCCAGCGTGGCGCGCTGCCACGTATCCTGCCGGTCCACCTCGGCGATGGAGACATTGAACCGCGCCCGGATCCGGTCCTTGAGGCTCCGGAGGACCTGGCGCTTGCCCTTCAGGGAGCCGCTGTCGGGGATCTGCAGCTCGACCACGCAGGTGCCCACCACCATGGAACCACCCTCACAGTTTGGGGGCCACGGCCTCCAGGTCGTAGATCTCGATGATGTCTCCCACCTTGATGTCGCCGAAGCCCAGGAGCCCGACGCCGCACTCGTATCCGGTGGTGACCTCCCGGACGTCGTCCTTGAAGCGGCGCAGGGAGGCCACCTTCCCTTCGTGGACGACCCGGCCGTCCCGGACCAGCCGGACGGTGGCGTCCCGCACTACCTTCCCCTCCTGGACGAAACAGCCGGCCACGGTGCCCACCTTGGGGACGTTGAAGGTGTTGCGCACCTCCAGGCGCCCCACGTGCCGCTCCACGTACTGGGGCTCGAGCAGGCCCTCCATGGCCTTCTTCACCTGGTCCACCGCCTCGTAGATGACGGTGTGGAGCCGGACATCCACCTGCTCCGTCTCCGCCAGCTTCTGCCCCTTGGGCTCCGGCCGGACGTTGAACCCCAGGATGACGGCGTTGCCGGCAGCCGCCAGCATCACGTCCGACTCGGTGATCGCGCCCACGCCGGTGTGGATCACCTCGAGCTGCACCTGCGGGGTGCTGAGGCGCTCCAGGGACTCCTTGAGGGGTTCGATGGAGCCCTGCACATCCCCCTTCAGGATGAGCCGCAGCTCCTTCACCTCTCCCTTCTGCACCTGCTTGTGCAGGTCGTCGAGGGTCACGCGGGGCTTCGGCGCCGCGGCCAGCTCCCGCTGCTTCTGCTGGCGGGCCAGGGCGATCTGGCGGGCCTTCCGCTCGTCCCCCACAGCGAGCAGGGCGTCGCCCGCCTCGGGCACCCCCGAGAGGCCCAGGACCTCCACCGGCGTGGCGGGGCCGGTCTCCTGGACCTTGCGGCCCTTGTCGCTCACCATGGCCCGGACCCGGCCGTAGTGCAGGCCGGCGACGACGGGGTCCCCCACCCGCAGGGTCCCCTGCTGAACCAGGACGGTGGCCACCGGCCCCCGCCCCTTATCCAGCTCGGCCTCGATGACGGTCCCCTTGGCCGGCCGGGTCGGGTTGGCCTTGAGCTCCTGCACCTCCGCCAGGACGAGGAGGTGGTCCAGAAGGTTCTCGATCCCCTGCCGCTTTTTCGCCGAGACCTCCACGTAGATGGTGTCGCCCCCCCACTCTTCCGGGACCAGGCCCTTATCCGACAGCTGCTGTTTGACCCGGCCGGGGTCGGCATTCGGCTTGTCGATCTTGTTGACGGCCACCAGGATGGGGACGTTCGCGTCCTTCGCGTGATTGATGGCCTCCAGGGTCTGGGGCATGACCCCATCATCCGCCGCCACCACCAGGACCACGACGTCGGTCACCTGCGCGCCGCGCGCCCGCATGGCGGTGAAGGCCTCATGGCCCGGCGTGTCCAGAAAGACGACCCGGCCGTTCGGAATCTCCACCTCGTAGGCGCCGATGTGCTGGGTGATCCCGCCGGCCTCCGAGGCGGCCACGCTGGTGTGCCGGATCGCGTCGAGCAGGGAGGTCTTGCCGTGGTCCACGTGCCCCATGATGGTGACCACCGGGGCCCTGGGGCGGAGCTGCGTGCGGTCCTCCACCTCGGCGACCGCCGCCTCCTCCAGCTCCTCGGGCGGCGCCACCTCCACCTCGAGCCCGAAGTTGGCCGCCAGCTTCCGGATGACGTCGGCGGCCAGCGTCTGGTTCACGGTGGCCAAAATGCCCAGCTTGATGAGCTTCTTGATGAGCTCGCTGGGGTTCTTCGTGAGTTTCTCGGCCAACTCCTTCACCGTGAGGTTCTCGGGCACCTTGATGACCTGCGGCGCCGCCGGGGGGGCGGGGGCCGCCTCGGTGGCCGGCGGGGGCGCGGGAGCTGGAGGACCGGCCGGCTTGGGCGGGGCCGCGGGGGGCGCGGCGGCCTTGGCCACCGGGGGGGCGGCCGGCTTCACCGCAGGGGCTGCGGGGGCCGGCAGCCTCAGTGCGGGGGCACCCGGGGGGACCGGCCGCGACGGCGCGGCGGGCACGGGCGGCTTGGCGATCCGGAAGCCCACAGGTCGGGCCGGCTGCGGCGCGGCCGGTTTGGGGGGGGGCACCACCGGAAAGCCGGGCTTCCCAGGAGCCGTCGGAGCGGCCGGGCGGGCTGCGGTCGGGGGTCCGGGGGGACCCGGCTTGACCGGGGGGGCCGTCGGCGCTGGGGGCCTAGCCGCTGCAGGGGCCGTTGGCTGAGCCGGCACCGCGGGCTGAACCGGTGCCGCGGCCTGAGCGGGCGCCGCGGGCCTGGCGGGCGCCGCCGGCGGCGCCGGTGGGGTGAGGGCTTGCGGGGGCTGGGCGGCAGGTGGGGCCGGCGCCGGGGCGCTGGGCCTGATCTGGCTCGGGGCCGGCTTCGCATGCCGCGGGACCGGACCCCGCGTGAGGATGCGCGAGGCGGGCGGCTTCGCCGCGACCTCGACAGCCGGGGTCGGGGGGGTCGCGAGGGGTAGAGGGGTCGTGGTCGTTGCCGGCGGCTTGGCCCGGGCCTTGGCTGGGGGAGCCTTGGCTTTCGCCTTGGAGGGGGCCTTCGCCTCCGCCGTCCTCTTCGTCGCAGTCGGCTCGCCCTTGGCCCGGGTCCCGGCGCCCGTCGATTTCGCGGCCGGCTTGCCCCCCTTCTTGCCTGCCAGGACGGCGCGGGCCGCCGCCTCGTCCACGGCGCTGCCGTGGGTCTTCACCTCCATCCCGCCTGCCTGGAGGAGGGCCAGCACCTCCGCGTTCGACTTCCCCACGGCCTTCGCCAGCTCAGAAACTCGGATCTTGGGCACGCTGACCACCTCCCCCTCTGCGGCCGGCCCGCTCACTGCTCACTCCTTGCCCTCACCCGCCCGCGGCGCCGGCAGAACGTTTTTGGACAGCACCTCCAGGAGGCCGCGCGCGAGGTCCGGGTCGGTGACCGCCACCACCGCCCGTGGCGGCATCCCGAGCGCCTCCCCCAGGCCCGCAGCGGCGAGGGGAGAGACCATCGGGACCCCGCGCAGGGACGCCAGGCGCTCCCAGCGCTTGGCCTCGCTCGCTCCAGCGTCGGAGGCGACCAAGAGGAGCGCCGCCTCCCCCGCCTTCAGGGCCCGCTCCGCCGCCTCGTGGCCGGCGGCGACCCGGCGGGCCCGGCGACCCAGCCCCAGGAGGCGGCTGACCTTCCCTCGCACCGCTTCGACCACTGCCTGAAGCACCCCCTGCGTGGTCAGGCGGCCCACGTCGCCGCGAAGCACCCGAGCGAAGCCCCGCCGCGCCACGGCGCGCCCGATGCACGCGGGGTCCGGGCAGGTGTAGGCTCCCCGCCCACCTCCCGCGAGATCCACGTCCGGGATCAGGCCCCCCGGGCCCCGTCGGTATCGGACCAGGGCCGTTTGCGGCCGCACGGCGCGGCACCCGATGCAGGTCCGACGCGGCGGCGCCGGCGAAGCCACTTAGCCCCCGGCCCGCGGGCCCGCCCCTTCCTCCCCTTCCGCCGCCGGAACCACCTCCGCCGAATCCCCCGCCGCTTCCGGCTCCTGGGAGGGAGCCTCCCCCCCCTCGGTCACCCCCGCCTCCTCCGCCGGACCGGCGACCTCGGCGGCAGCCGGCTCCTGCGGCGCCGGGGCAGCGACTTCGGCGACGGGCTCCGGCGCCGCCTCGACAACCACCCGGTACTCCCGGATCACCTGGAGGATCTTCTCGGCGGTCTTCGCCCCGATCCCCTTGACGGCGGTCAGCTGCTCGAGGGTTGCCTGCCGCAGGGCCGTCAAGGTGCCGAAGCCGGCCTCCGTGAGCCGCTCGGCCGTCTTCTCCCCGATCCCGGGGAGGGCGGTGAGCGGGACCGCCGCCTCGGCCGCGGCGTAGGCGGCGGCCGCCGCGCGCTCCCGCTCCAGCTCCGCCCGGCTCTTGATGTCCACCTTCCAGCCGACCAGCTTGGCGGCGAGTCGGGCGTTCTGGCCCCGCTTGCCGATGGCAAGAGAAAGCTGCTCGTCGGCCACCACGACCGTCAGGGTGTGGGCCTCCTCGTTCGCGTAGACCGTGCTGACCTCGGCCGGCTGCAGCGCGCTCTTGATGAAGTCCACGGGGTTCTCCCGCCAGGGCATGATGTCGATCTTCTCCCCCTGCAGCTCCCGCACGACCGCCTGGACGCGGGACCCGCGGTACCCCACGCAGGCCCCGACGGGGTCCACGTTGGGATCCCGGGAGAGGACGGCGATCTTGGCCCGCTCCCCCGGTTCCCGGGCGGCCGCGCGGATCTCCACGACCCCTTCGGCGATCTCGGGGACCTCCAACTCGAAGAGGCGCATCAGCATCCCCGGGTGCGTGCGGGAGAGGACGATCTGGGAGCCCTTGGGGACCTTCTTCACGTCCAGGATGTAGGCCCGGATCCGGTCCCCCGGCCGGTAGTCCTCCCGGGCGAGCTGCTCGCGCGGGGGCAGGATGGCCTCGGCCTTCCCGACGTTGACGATGACGTTCCCCTTCACCACCCGCTGGACGAGGCCGGTGATGAGCTCCCCCTCCTTGCCCTTGAAGGCGTTGTACACCGAGTCCCGTTCCGCCTCGCGGACGCGCTGGATGATGACCTGCTTGGCCGTCTGGGCGGCGATGCGGCTGAAGCCCTGGACCGGCATCGGCATCTCGCTCTTGACCTCGTCCCCCAGCTGGGCCTCGGGGCTCACGCCCCGGGCCTCCTCGAGGCCAAGCTCCACCTTCGGGTTGACGACCTCCTCCACGACCTTCTGGACCTTGGAGAGCCGGAAGGTCCCGGTCCCCTGGTCGAACTCGATCCGCAGATCGTAGGCCCCCAGCGTCTTCCGGGCCGCGGAGAGGAGGGCCGCCCCCACCGTGTCGATGAGGACGTCGCGCTCAATCCCCTTCTCCCGTCCGATCTGCTCGATCACCTGCTGCAGGTCCGCCGTCATCGCGTCCCTCCGACCCTCGGCCGTTTCAGTCTAGCGTCGCCGGGTACCTCCGGCAAGCCCCGGACCGCTGCGCTCCCCCGGGAACCGCAGCCGGGCCCGGTCGATGGCGCCCCGTGGGATCCGGACCAGGCGCGGTCCCGGAAGTTCCAGCAGGACGACCTCCCCCTCGCACCCGCGGAGGATCCCGACAAAGTGCCGCTGCCCGTCCACCGGGGCGACGGTGGACACCCGGACCGGCAGGCCGGCGAAGCGGACGAAGTCCTCCGGCCGAGTGAGCGGCCGCTCCACGCCGGGGGAGGAGACCTCCAGGGTGTACGCGTGGGGGATCAAGTCCTCCACATCCAAGAGGTCCCCCACCTGCTCGCTCACCCGCTTGCAATCGGCGAGCCCCACCCCGCCCGGCTTGTCCATGAGCACCCGCAGGACCCAGCCTTGCCCTTCGCGGCGGAACTCCAGGTCCACCAGCTCGCACCCCTCCCCCCGGAGGACCGGGTCTACCACCGCCCGGAGCCGCGCGAGCAACGCCGCGTCAGGACCCCTCACCGCCGCCTCCACAAAAGAAAAAGTGGGCAGCGGGCCCACTTTTTCGACCACGTCCAGTGTATCAGGACGCGGGGCCGGCGACAAGGGGAAAAAGTCGTTACGGTTCCTCTCCCCCCTCCCCCGCCGCCTTCTTCGCCTCCGCCACGACCCGCTCCTGGATGGGAGGCGGGACCTCCTCGTAGTGGGAGAACTCCATCGTGTAGTCCCCCCGATCGGCCGTGAGGGACCGGAGTTGGGGGGCGTATTCCAGCATCTCCGCGAGCGGCACCTGGGCCTTGATCGCCTGGTTCCGGGCGCGGCCCTCCACGCCCATCACCCGCCCCCGACGGCTGTTCAGATCCCCGATGATGTCCCCCACGCACTCGTCCGGTGCCACGACCTCCACGGTCATAATCGGCTCCAGCAGGACCGGGGTGGCCTGGGCCGCGGCCTTCTTGAAGCCCAACGAGCCGGCGATCTTGAAGGCCATCTCCGAGGAGTCCACGCTGTGGTAGGACCCGTCGTAGAGGGAGATCCGCACGTCCACGACGGGATGGCCGGCCAGCACCCCCCTCTCCAGGGCCTCCACGATCCCCTTCTCCACCGCCGGGATGAACTGCTTGGGGATCACGCCGCCCACGATCTGATTGACGAACTCGTACCCCTTCCCGCGGGGCAGGGGCTCCAGCTTGATCCAGCAGTCGCCGTACTGCCCTCGGCCCCCCGTCTGCTTCTTGTACCTCCCCTGGGCCTGGACCGTCCCCCGGATCGTCTCCTTGTACGGGACGCGCGGCTTCTGCATCTGGACCTCAACCCCGAACTTCCGCCGCAGGCGCTCCACGGCCACCTCGATGTGGGGCCGCCCCATCCCCGAGATGAGGGTCTCCCTCGTCTGCTGGTCCCGGCCGACCTGCAGGCTCGGATCCTCCTCGCGCAGCCGCGCGAGCGCCACGCTCATCCGCTCCTCGTCCCCCTTCGACTTCGGGGCGATGGCGTACGAGATGACCGGGTTCGGCAGCACGATCGGCGTGAGCAGCAGGGGCGCCTTCTCGTCGGCCAGGGTGTCCCCGGTGGCAGTCTCCTTCAGCTTGACCAGCGCGCAGATCTCCCCCGGTCCCACGGCCGGGACCGGCGTCTGGGCCTTCCCCCGGACCAGGGCCAACTGGCCGATGCGCTCCTTCACCTGCCGGGTCGCGTTGTAGGCCGCCGCGTCGGCGCTCAGGACGCCGCTGTAGACCCGGACCAGGGAGATCTTGCCGGCATAGGGGTCGGCAAAGGTCTTGAAGACCTGGGCCACCAGGGGGGCCTCCTCCCGGGGGGGGCGGCTCACCCGCTGCTGGGTCTTCGGGTCGGTCCCCTCCACCGGGAACCGGTCGGCGGGGCTCGGGAGGTAGTCGGCGATGAAATCCAGGAGCGCCTGGATCCCCATCACCTTGGTGGCGGAGCCGCAGCAGACCGGGATGAGCTTCCCCAGCAGGATGGCCCGCCGGAGCCCCGCCTTCAGGTCCGCCTCCTCCAGGGTCCCTGCCTCCAGGTACTTCTCCAGGAGGGCATCGTCCGATTCCGCCACCTGCTCCAGGAGGGCATGGCGGGCTGTCTCCGCCTCCTTGGCGAGCTCGGCCGGGATGGGCCCCTCCGCGACCTTCCCGGTGCCATCGGGCGTCGAGGTGAGCGCCCGCATGGTGAGGAGGTTGACGACCCCCCGGAAGGCTGCCTCTGCCCCCATGGGGAGGATCACCGGGGTGGCGTGCGCGCTCAGGTTCTTGCGGGCGTCTTCCAGCACCCGGGAGAAGTTGGCCCGGTCCCGGTCCATCTTGTTCACATAGAGGACGCGGGGGATGCCCTCGGCCTCGGCGTAGCCCCAGACCTTGGTGGTGGTCACCTTGACCCCGGAGGCGGCGCTCATCAGGATCAAGGCGGTATCCAGCACCCGCACCGCCACGCGGGTATCGGCCAGGAAGTTGGAGAACCCGGGGGTATCCACCAGATTGATCCGGTGCCCCTTCCACTCGCAGAACGCCACGGCCACGTTGATGGATTTCTGCTGCTTGACCTCGTCCTCCTCGAAATCCGTGCTGGTGGTCCCGTCCTCGACCCGGCCGAGCCGGGGGAGCGACCCGGTCGCAAAGAGGATGGCTTCGGTGAGGGAGGTTTTCCCATCCCCCCCGTGGCCCAGCAGTCCCACGTTCCGGATCCTGGCGGTGTCGAATCCCTTCATGGATCGCCTCGTTTGATGGGCGCGTCGGGGGACACGGCGGCCCAACCGGAGGACCCCGGCGCCGGAACATCCGGAGGTGCGGGGAGGGACGGGCCAGGGGCAGCCGGCCCGGCCAAGGGACATCTGAGGAGAGGATACGGCAGGGACACCGCGGCTGGCAAGGCAAAACCCCGCGAGCAGGACCGCCCCCCCCGGTGCGCGGACCGGGGAGGGCGGGCCCCTCCTCCCACCGGGATCGTGCCTACTCGGCGGCGGCAGCCGCAGCGGCAGCGGGCGGGACCGGAGCGGCGCGTGGCCCCTCCCGGCGGCGGCGCCGGCGGCGGCCCGACCGGCCCTCGCCCCGAGCGGAGGAGGCAGCCGGAGTGCGCTCTCCAGCGGCGCCGACCGCGGCCGGGGCTTCCCCTTCCGCCCCGGCCGGCGCCCCGGCACCCCCTTCCCGGCCCTTCCGGGCGGGCCGGGCACGCTCGGCGACCTCCGCCCCGATCAGCTCGATCGCCGCCAGCGGCGCCCCGTCCCCCATCCGGTACTCCAGCTTCGTGATCCGCGTGTAGCCGCCATTGCGCCCCCGATACCGGCTCCCGAGGGCGTCGAAGAGCTTCTTGAGGACGCGCTCGTCCTGGACCACCTCGGCCGCCTGCCGGCGGGCGTGCAGGTCCTCCCGTTTGGCCAGGGTGATCATCCGCTCGGCGATCTTCCGCAGCTCCTTGGCCTTCGCCTGGGTGGTGATGATGCGCTCGTGGAGCAGCAGGGACGTGGCGAGGTTCCGGAGGAGCGCCTCCCGGTGCTCCGTCGTCCGCCCCAGCTTGCGCCGTGCCTTGCGGTGCCGCATGGTGGTTACTCCGCCTGCTTCCGGACGCCGGCCCCCGGCGGAAACTCGGCCGGGTTCATCCCGAACCGGAGCCCCATCCCCTCGAGGATCTCCTTGATCTCGTTCAGGGACTTGCGCCCGAAGTTCTTGGTCTTCAGCATCTCCGCCTCGGTCTTCACGACCAGCTCGTGGATGTACCGGATGTTCGAACTCTTCAGACAGTTGGCGGAGCGGACGGAGAGCTCCAGCTCGTCCACGCTGCGGTTCAGGTTCTCCACCATCTGCTCCCGCGCCGCATCCACCACCGGCTCCTCGAGCTCGGCTTCCTCCTCGAAGTTGATGAAGATGGTGAGGTGGTCCTTCAGGATCTTGGCCGCGTAGGCCAGGGCATCCTGGGGGAGCACGGAGCCGTCGGTCCAGACCTCCAGGATGAGCCGGTTGTAGTCGGTCGCCTGACCGACGCGCGTGTCCTCGACCTGGAAGTTCACCCGGCGGATGGGGGAGAAGATCGCGTCCACGGCGATCACGTCCACGGCCTGCCCCTCCCGCTTGTTCCGCTCCGCCGGGACATAGCCGCGTCCCCGCTGAACCTCCAGCTCCATCTCCAGCTTCCCGTCCTTGTCGAGCGTCGCGATGAAGAGCTCCGGGTTCAGGATCTCCACGTCGGCGTCGGTGAGGATCTGGGCGGCGCGCACCTCCCCCGCCCCCGTCGCCTTCAGCGCCAGGGTCTTGGGGTGGTCCACCAGCAGCTTCAAGCGCAGCCCCTTGATGTTCAGGATGATGTCCGTGACGTCCTCCTTCACCCCCGG
Coding sequences within:
- the rimP gene encoding ribosome maturation factor RimP: MRGPDAALLARLRAVVDPVLRGEGCELVDLEFRREGQGWVLRVLMDKPGGVGLADCKRVSEQVGDLLDVEDLIPHAYTLEVSSPGVERPLTRPEDFVRFAGLPVRVSTVAPVDGQRHFVGILRGCEGEVVLLELPGPRLVRIPRGAIDRARLRFPGERSGPGLAGGTRRR
- the fusA gene encoding elongation factor G, whose protein sequence is MKGFDTARIRNVGLLGHGGDGKTSLTEAILFATGSLPRLGRVEDGTTSTDFEEDEVKQQKSINVAVAFCEWKGHRINLVDTPGFSNFLADTRVAVRVLDTALILMSAASGVKVTTTKVWGYAEAEGIPRVLYVNKMDRDRANFSRVLEDARKNLSAHATPVILPMGAEAAFRGVVNLLTMRALTSTPDGTGKVAEGPIPAELAKEAETARHALLEQVAESDDALLEKYLEAGTLEEADLKAGLRRAILLGKLIPVCCGSATKVMGIQALLDFIADYLPSPADRFPVEGTDPKTQQRVSRPPREEAPLVAQVFKTFADPYAGKISLVRVYSGVLSADAAAYNATRQVKERIGQLALVRGKAQTPVPAVGPGEICALVKLKETATGDTLADEKAPLLLTPIVLPNPVISYAIAPKSKGDEERMSVALARLREEDPSLQVGRDQQTRETLISGMGRPHIEVAVERLRRKFGVEVQMQKPRVPYKETIRGTVQAQGRYKKQTGGRGQYGDCWIKLEPLPRGKGYEFVNQIVGGVIPKQFIPAVEKGIVEALERGVLAGHPVVDVRISLYDGSYHSVDSSEMAFKIAGSLGFKKAAAQATPVLLEPIMTVEVVAPDECVGDIIGDLNSRRGRVMGVEGRARNQAIKAQVPLAEMLEYAPQLRSLTADRGDYTMEFSHYEEVPPPIQERVVAEAKKAAGEGGEEP
- the rplQ gene encoding 50S ribosomal protein L17, whose protein sequence is MRHRKARRKLGRTTEHREALLRNLATSLLLHERIITTQAKAKELRKIAERMITLAKREDLHARRQAAEVVQDERVLKKLFDALGSRYRGRNGGYTRITKLEYRMGDGAPLAAIELIGAEVAERARPARKGREGGAGAPAGAEGEAPAAVGAAGERTPAASSARGEGRSGRRRRRRREGPRAAPVPPAAAAAAAAE
- a CDS encoding DNA-directed RNA polymerase subunit alpha, coding for MLQKFRGFQKPKRLECELETLTSTYGKFIAEPLERGLGLTLGNCLRRVLLSSIEGAAVTTLRVPGIFHEFSSIPGVKEDVTDIILNIKGLRLKLLVDHPKTLALKATGAGEVRAAQILTDADVEILNPELFIATLDKDGKLEMELEVQRGRGYVPAERNKREGQAVDVIAVDAIFSPIRRVNFQVEDTRVGQATDYNRLILEVWTDGSVLPQDALAYAAKILKDHLTIFINFEEEAELEEPVVDAAREQMVENLNRSVDELELSVRSANCLKSSNIRYIHELVVKTEAEMLKTKNFGRKSLNEIKEILEGMGLRFGMNPAEFPPGAGVRKQAE